caattaattaattgtacATGCACCCAGAATTGTAATTCAATTAGTGATTAATCTGAGCTTCAAGAAAGGAGGACTCAGGAAAGACTGAGCTGTTTACACCCAGCAATGCCAGTGCTGTGTACTCTGAATTAGTGGCAGCAGCACCACCTGTTGGCCACCTAGTTGTATAATCTCATCATGCAGATAAATAAAGCAGGTTGTACCTTCAAATAGAGGGAATGGTTAACAGTATGTCATGAGAAATAGAGAAAGTTTTGCTAACTCACAACATAAACATTGTTTATTGTGCCGTTATCAATTAGTTATCATATTATAATTTACAGGTAAAGACTTTGAGGTTTCTGATGTTGCTCCAGAACCATTTCCCTTCACTGATTTGTCTGTTCACTGTTTGTAAAGACATGAATCAGTTGTGAAACTCAGATAACAGGCAGTAAAATCAGTCTGTGTATCATTCCCGTCCTGCTGTTGTCTTTACACTGAGAACAATGgatttgacctgatggtggcgctggatgaaaagtcagaggatcagcaAGGTCACTTGTTAGAGTTCAATTATTTCTGGAcacaagtacaaacacacacacaaaggcagctGGGTTCAGTGAAGATTCTTTAagataaacacaaataatatcCAAAACCTACAGGTCAGCAGGAGCACTGGGAAAAACTGAGGAACAGGAACAtgaatgaaacaggaaaaaaagacagtgactCCAACAGACTgcaggaacacaacaaacaaactgacactgagGAGAAGAATCACAGAGACTCAatgcacaaagagagaggaggcaatgagacacaggtgaaacacatcaGGGCGgggcagccaatcacagaggcaggaacaacaacaaagacaggaagtaagaGTGGCATCACTCAGATTCATCATTTGGGAACCATGAGTGTCTGCACTAAATTTCATGACAGTGTGATTTCATGATTTCATGTGTACAccatccaaaacacacacatttaaggTTCATTTTATGCTTCACTGGGTCTCTACGTACACATACGCGTTCACACCTTGGTCTCACTTCTATTTTTGCACATATTAGACCTTTGCAAACATGAGGTTTTTAAAATCTGCAAATTACTGAATTGCaaagaaaaaagtcagttaCACGTCATGCAACAATGATTgaactgcacacaaacaaaacaagttaaagAAAGTCACCTCCATGTTTACGTAGTCTGCATCttcttcactgttttcttcAAAGTTCCTCTTCCTCTTACACTGGTAGAAaaccagcagagaaacagcCAGCAGCACAAACACCAAGGGCACAACCAGAGGCAGGAAATAACCTGGGCGAGGGACAGAGCTGAGGGCTGGGAGGGATGAGACTGAGAGATCAGAGAGGTTATTAGACAGTGTTGTAATgataattttacagttttcagaGGATATATTTATACTGgacaaatatataaacacaacacttttGTTTCTGCTCCCATTCTCGATATAATATATCTCTTACCAAACTGACGCTAAACATTACAGCATGTTGCTTGATGgtgactgacaaacagaactGTCCTGTACCTGTGGATGTCTTGGTGTTTTCAGGGGAAGCTGACGAAGTGACCTGTGTTGTTCTTGATGTGGAGGTTGAGGAAGGTCGGTGAGTCCAGGTTGGTTTTGAAGTGGCCTGAGCTGCTGATACTTAAATGACACTAAAACTTCcttaaaaatgaatttgcatTTAACCAAAAGGTcatgaagaaatattttcaatatttacaatattttcttgttgatgaaaaattaaaaactcaCCATTGACAACAATGACTGAGAACGTGCGTGATGAATCAGGAGACAAAGCTCTGCCATAACCACACCTGTACTGTCCTGAGTCCGACTTGACCacctgtgtgattgtgacatACAGTCCAAATGTAGATCCTTCTTTATATTCGATGCTGTATCTGCCACTCTGAGCTCTGTTCTTATCTGTTTCAATGAGAatgtcctcttcttttttacATTCTCCCTTACAGAAGAagattctgtctctgttcacaGCATCGATGCATGgatatgtgacattttctcctTCAGTGTCTGTTCTGAGAAAACCAGAGTTTTTATCCAGCAGCTCTGTAGAAAAGATGAACAGTCAACAGTTACAATCTGTTCGTCCTGTAAGATGCTGCACACACATCTACAGAGTCACACTGGAAGCTGCTCAGTTCAACCACAGTCTGACTGCTAATGAAGCTATTTGATCATTAACATAACAATACATCATAAATAACTCATGTTCATCCACAATTTAAATTGATcctatttgatttaatttattctTACAAAAACATAGCTAACATACTAAATATATCTGTTTAATGACTTTCAGTAGAAACTCACCATCTGAAACTCTGACCCCAAAGTCAGTGTATGACTCTGGAACCAAAGATCCACCCAGACCACACCTGTACCGTCCTGAGTCAGACTGGGTCAGATTTCTGATGGTCACAGACACAATTCCTCTTCCAGAAGATTCACCTTTATATTCAATGCTGTACCTGCCTCTGTTAGCTCTGACATCATCTGTTTTAATAAGAACGTCTTCTCCTTTACATTCATTCTTACAGAAGAACTTCCTGTTTCCAGACAGAGTCAAGTAGCAATTAATTGTTCCACTTCCTCCTTCAGGTCCTGTATAGATGTTGATCCCAGAGTTTCCACCACACAGTGCTGTTGGACAGATGAACAGTGAATACTGATGGTCAGAACTTTGTGTATTGTAGACTTACTGTAAAACAGACTGCAGGTTAATGAGAGCTAATCCATCActtcacagagaagcagagatgaTACAGAGGCAGACATCACTTCAACTCTTCACTGGCTACACAGCAggagttgttgttttattaaagtCCCTACTTTCTTACATCAACATCTGAACTATCAACAACATATAATGAtgaatattatgttttttctgAAGCATAGAGAACAGAACACATCACAGAACAATAAACCAACACAAAGGCCTCTGTGATCAAATATTGTCAATAAGCAGTGTGAGCTGCAgcatcagagacagacaggtaatcAGTCCTCACctgagaagaagcagaagaacaGAACATGGTGGAGATTCATTCTGAATTTGATCCTGatggagaaaatgtttcagctgtAGATGAACTGACTCTGTCACTTCAaactcactgtctgtctgtgtggtcagTCAAGAAGCCGAGGCTGCGTTAATCTAACATTTccttcctttatctctctctcttcctctatctctgtctgtgttctcACAGCTTTTAGCTGCACCCACAGTATGATAATGATACAGAGGGGGTTTCATCGTAAAGCTGGTCAATCAAGAAGTTGAGGCTGcattcatttaacatttccttcccctctctctctgtccttttttttctgtatatgtGCAGTAGAACATGTAAACTAATGTGACAGAGGATTTAAATTAATCAGaaatcaaaaaatattaaatgaacaGAGAAAGTTCAGAGAACGTCAGCAGCTTTAtccagttaaaaacaacaaaaacagatgagtATGAGAAGCCAAGAAAGCGGGTTTGTTCctctttgctctgtttctgaCGCTGACATTTCATATACGACTGCTGTGGCTGCAAActtctctgtttttacagtacAGAAGAAAAGTATTAAAAGCAGTGTATCCTCCAGCAGAGTTACTGCAAACTGAATGTGGTCGACTCGTTCTGTTCCACACTAAAACATTATTCATCTACTTCTCAACGTCtcttattcattttaaatgtatgttgCACTTTTGCAcgtttgcatttttaaaataacagggCTGTGAACAGTTTCATCTAAGATTAATGCTGGATTATACacactcagtggccactttaAGCTCTGATCATTCTCCAGTGTGGATGCTGATACTGTGAACAGCTGCAGACTTGCAAACAGAGAGTGGATGCACCTTTAGACAGGCTAAATATTTAAGACTGTCCATGGTCTAAGTCAGCAGTCACATTTAAGTACATTTGGGGAAGTGACCAAATTAACTCCTTTGAACATAAGGTCAGATTTCCTTGAGTGTCCCTCCACTGAAGCATGACATTCGTGTGGCTTTAATCTATTCGTCCTAGACTTGTTCTTGTTCAACCAGTCTTCTCCTGTTATAAATGAGGCTGTGCCTCGCGTTTCCAGCTGGTTGTTTTTTGTCAGGCAGTGTTGAGATAGGTTGTCTTATAGAGGTCTCAGACGATGACAGCTGTTTCTAAACCACCTCTCAGTAGGGGAAGAAAGGCTTCCTGGAAACCTGCACTGAACTGAGCACAGAGTCCATTCTTCAGAGATGTGCTGCACCCTCTCAGTTTGCACCTTTATGGAGAAGGATTCATACTGCAGCAAGATGATGAGCTCAAACACCTCAAAGCTTTTCAAGAGCTGCTCACTGTATATCTGCAATAAGATAAATGACGATAGGTGAAACTGAACAACTCCTTCAAGTTATAGCTGTGTGGAGTGTTACATTAATGtgcagaaataaagacagatggagaagggaggagagtaGAGCTGTGTGTTGTCTTTGGAGCAGGAAGTAAAGAAGTTCCTGATTTGACAGAGAGGTTCATTAAACCCTCAGAGCCTCAACATGAAAATCTTTCACACTTTGATTGgctgcttcctcctctgtgaGTACATTCACTCTGTATTTCTGTCAGTTGCTCTCATTATCTCATTaatcttcatcttctctctgtatttataGGTGGTCAGTGGTAAACGTCTCATCAGACGTGGGCCAGTTTTTCAGAAGTGGACTTCATGTGCTGTATA
This Lates calcarifer isolate ASB-BC8 unplaced genomic scaffold, TLL_Latcal_v3 _unitig_4707_quiver_1262, whole genome shotgun sequence DNA region includes the following protein-coding sequences:
- the LOC108902143 gene encoding polymeric immunoglobulin receptor, encoding MNLHHVLFFCFFSALCGGNSGINIYTGPEGGSGTINCYLTLSGNRKFFCKNECKGEDVLIKTDDVRANRGRYSIEYKGESSGRGIVSVTIRNLTQSDSGRYRCGLGGSLVPESYTDFGVRVSDELLDKNSGFLRTDTEGENVTYPCIDAVNRDRIFFCKGECKKEEDILIETDKNRAQSGRYSIEYKEGSTFGLYVTITQVVKSDSGQYRCGYGRALSPDSSRTFSVIVVNVSAAQATSKPTWTHRPSSTSTSRTTQVTSSASPENTKTSTVSSLPALSSVPRPGYFLPLVVPLVFVLLAVSLLVFYQCKRKRNFEENSEEDADYVNMEVPDNNYEKWGPDSKCEDSVYQNFNPASRDQDQV